The genome window CTTTTTTGCTCTATTTTCGAACTTTCAAATAATTCATATGCTCTTGAAGCTAGATTTAGCAAGTAATTAACAGTAATTGAAAACTTTTCATCTGCTTCTGTATGTTTCTTTAACTTAGCTTCTAATTCATATTGAGTTTGCTTAAGTTCATAGGCTTTTTTGTCATATTCGCTTTGAGTAATACTCTGGCCTAATCTCATATCCAATAAGTTATCTAATTTTGTTTGTATTTTGTCATAATCTTTTCTTAAATTTTCAATTGATTCTTTGTGATAAAGCTTTTTAGCTTCTTGGCTTTTTTGAAGTCTTTCCTTTAAATCTATTAAAACTTCTTCAGGGATTATCAGATTTTTAAGCAACTCTTTTATCTGGTCTACTAATTCTTCTTCTCTAACTCTTTCACCATTACAGTTACCTTTATATTTTGTACAGCATAGATAATTATATTTATCCTTTTTTCTGTCTGTAGTAATGCTACAACCGCAATAATCACATTTAATTAAACCTCTAAATATAAAAGGTTTTGAAGCATATTTGAAAGGTTTTTTTTGCCTATTATTTCTAACCTTTTGGCATTTATTGAATAGGAATTCATCAATTATTGGCTCATATTTGTGGGGATATAAATTGCCCTTTATTCTCATAAGGCCAAAATAAAAGGGATTCTGAAGCATTTTATGTATTTGGCTATTAGTTAAAGGTTTGTTGATTTTTGTATTATTGGTTAGCCCATCCTTTTTTAACATTTTTGTGATTTGACGTATAGAGTAGTTTCCAGTTGAATACAGTTCAAACCCTTTTCTAACTAAATAAGCTCTTTCATTATCTACTATTACTGTTTTTTTACCAGTTATTGGATCTATGGAATTTAAGTATCCTACTGGTGCTTTTCCAATCCATTCCCCATTTCTAATCTTATATTCAATACTTCTTTTTACATTATCACTAAGGGCTAAAACGTAGCTTTTGGCTCCCATTGTTGCAAAGTCCCACATAAGAATTTGAAAACTTTTAGAATTTTCATTTAATACTATGGATTCTCTTAGAAAATGTATTTCTATTTTTTCTTTTTTCCTTAGATCATCTAATACTATTGATTCTTTAAAACTTCTTTGAACTCTATCAACCGCATCAGCAACTATTGCTATTTTTTCTTTAGATGATTCAATGAAGGAAATCATATTATTGAATTTCTTTCTTTCCCCTTGAGTTGAAGATTCAATAA of Actinomycetota bacterium contains these proteins:
- a CDS encoding recombinase family protein translates to MKAVILARVSTKEQEEGHSIHAQKERLLEYCKKNGLKVIKIYEIIESSTQGERKKFNNMISFIESSKEKIAIVADAVDRVQRSFKESIVLDDLRKKEKIEIHFLRESIVLNENSKSFQILMWDFATMGAKSYVLALSDNVKRSIEYKIRNGEWIGKAPVGYLNSIDPITGKKTVIVDNERAYLVRKGFELYSTGNYSIRQITKMLKKDGLTNNTKINKPLTNSQIHKMLQNPFYFGLMRIKGNLYPHKYEPIIDEFLFNKCQKVRNNRQKKPFKYASKPFIFRGLIKCDYCGCSITTDRKKDKYNYLCCTKYKGNCNGERVREEELVDQIKELLKNLIIPEEVLIDLKERLQKSQEAKKLYHKESIENLRKDYDKIQTKLDNLLDMRLGQSITQSEYDKKAYELKQTQYELEAKLKKHTEADEKFSITVNYLLNLASRAYELFESSKIEQKRQLINFLLSNLRLRGKTLLYDCNKPFDAILNANKCSNWLPE